A window of the Streptomyces formicae genome harbors these coding sequences:
- a CDS encoding 2-hydroxyacid dehydrogenase, which yields MSSPTRNVLAVISPHVGGRSAGAALAGLIPGARVTVVETTDEDPAALRDAHVVITGLGPVTADHIAAAPALELIQCASHGYDYIDLDAARARSVPVCNIGSSGAEKQNVAEQTFALMLALAKQLVPAHTALVDADWALPRLQRSITELSGKTLGIVGLGHIGEEVARRAVAFNMTVLYAGPRRAPEETESRLGGARHVPLDELLRASDYITLHAPLTAATRHLIDADRLALLKPTAFLVNTARGALVDQEALADALTAGTLAGAGIDVFDPEPPPPTLRLLTSPNVVLSPHVAGVTRQTLIRIALAAVQNVTEHMEGKPLRDVVS from the coding sequence ATGAGCAGCCCCACCAGGAACGTCCTGGCGGTCATTTCCCCCCACGTCGGCGGCCGTTCCGCCGGCGCCGCGCTGGCGGGTCTGATCCCCGGCGCCCGGGTCACCGTCGTCGAGACGACGGACGAGGACCCGGCGGCCCTGCGCGACGCGCACGTCGTCATCACCGGCCTCGGCCCGGTGACCGCGGACCACATCGCCGCGGCCCCGGCCCTGGAGCTGATCCAGTGCGCGAGCCACGGCTACGACTACATCGATCTGGACGCGGCCCGCGCCCGCTCCGTCCCCGTCTGCAACATCGGCTCCAGCGGCGCGGAGAAGCAGAACGTCGCCGAGCAGACCTTCGCCCTCATGCTCGCCCTCGCCAAACAGCTCGTCCCGGCCCACACCGCCCTCGTCGACGCCGACTGGGCGCTGCCGCGCCTCCAGCGGTCGATCACCGAGCTCTCCGGCAAGACCCTCGGCATCGTCGGCCTCGGCCACATCGGCGAGGAAGTCGCCCGCCGCGCCGTCGCGTTCAACATGACCGTCCTCTACGCGGGCCCGCGCCGCGCCCCGGAGGAGACCGAGTCCCGCCTCGGCGGCGCCCGCCACGTCCCCCTCGACGAACTCCTGCGCGCCTCCGACTACATCACCCTCCACGCCCCGCTCACCGCCGCGACCCGCCACCTCATCGACGCGGACCGCCTCGCCCTCCTCAAGCCCACGGCCTTCCTCGTCAACACGGCCCGCGGCGCCCTCGTCGACCAGGAGGCCCTCGCCGACGCCCTCACCGCCGGCACCCTGGCCGGCGCCGGCATCGACGTCTTCGACCCCGAGCCCCCGCCTCCCACCCTGCGCCTGCTCACCTCCCCGAACGTGGTCCTCTCCCCCCACGTCGCGGGCGTCACCCGGCAAACCCTGATCCGCATCGCACTCGCGGCGGTCCAGAACGTCACCGAGCACATGGAGGGCAAGCCGCTGCGGGACGTCGTCTCCTGA
- a CDS encoding DUF1275 domain-containing protein: MSSSGLIYAVIVGAWAAYLVPMWLRRQDELNEARPTERFSTAIRLLSGRAGMERRYAKELRERAAEEEQAADADPDAETDRLSSVDVRAFAAPPARTEARIRPPARAPRPSGPPVSAAARAQRSKVLARRRRTTVMLFVAFTIGAIVAAVGGFGFLWAPAAPAVLLTVYIAHLRAQERRRFVYVMDRRRAEAAAKRLRERRRPPAPAAKQGEEPEPSRPEPEPAPAVSPQEAGRRALVEQTDHAEWVDQQRDPGPARGDSWDPVPVPLPTYVTAPVAPRATSGIDVTDPETWSSARSSSAEPATPPAAPPRQRTTPPRRTRDHGRTPLFDQYADDDRPRAANE; this comes from the coding sequence GTGAGCAGCAGCGGCCTCATCTATGCAGTCATCGTCGGGGCCTGGGCCGCCTACTTGGTGCCGATGTGGCTCCGCAGGCAGGACGAGCTCAACGAAGCCCGTCCGACGGAACGCTTCAGCACCGCCATCCGGCTGCTGTCCGGACGGGCGGGAATGGAGCGCCGGTACGCCAAGGAGCTGCGGGAGCGCGCCGCCGAGGAGGAGCAGGCCGCCGACGCCGACCCGGATGCCGAGACGGACCGATTGAGTTCCGTCGACGTCCGGGCCTTCGCCGCGCCTCCGGCCCGTACGGAGGCCCGTATCCGGCCCCCGGCGCGGGCCCCGCGCCCGAGCGGCCCTCCGGTCTCCGCCGCCGCGCGTGCCCAGCGCTCGAAGGTCCTCGCGCGCCGTCGGCGCACCACGGTGATGCTCTTCGTCGCCTTCACGATCGGCGCGATCGTCGCCGCGGTCGGCGGGTTCGGCTTCCTCTGGGCGCCCGCGGCCCCGGCGGTCCTGCTCACCGTCTACATCGCGCATCTACGCGCGCAGGAGCGCCGCCGCTTCGTGTACGTGATGGACCGGCGCCGCGCGGAAGCCGCGGCGAAGCGCCTCCGCGAGCGCCGCCGGCCGCCCGCGCCCGCCGCGAAGCAGGGCGAGGAGCCGGAGCCGTCCCGCCCCGAGCCCGAGCCCGCCCCCGCGGTCTCCCCGCAGGAGGCGGGCCGCCGCGCCCTGGTCGAGCAGACGGACCACGCGGAGTGGGTCGACCAGCAGCGCGACCCGGGCCCGGCCCGCGGCGACAGCTGGGACCCGGTCCCGGTCCCGCTCCCCACGTACGTCACGGCCCCGGTCGCCCCGCGCGCCACCAGCGGCATCGACGTCACGGACCCGGAGACCTGGAGCTCGGCCCGCTCCTCCTCGGCCGAGCCCGCCACCCCGCCCGCCGCCCCACCGCGCCAGCGCACCACCCCGCCCCGCCGCACCCGCGACCACGGCCGCACCCCCCTCTTCGACCAGTACGCGGACGACGACCGCCCCCGCGCTGCCAACGAGTGA
- a CDS encoding GNAT family N-acetyltransferase produces the protein MMLTDGEITLRPIRLRDQRIWREVNRRNRDWLRPWEATIPPPPPGGPLAQRPTYRQMVRHLRAEANAGRMLPFVIEYKGELVGQLTVAGITWGSMCSGHVGYWVDRDVAGRGVMPTAVALAVDHCFRTVGLHRIEVCIRPENGPSRRVVEKLGFREEGLRPRYLHIDGAWRDHLVFALTAEEVPEGLLRRWHQARPARHEK, from the coding sequence GTGATGCTGACGGACGGTGAGATCACCCTCCGCCCGATAAGGCTGCGCGACCAGCGGATCTGGCGCGAGGTCAACCGGCGCAACCGGGACTGGCTGCGCCCCTGGGAGGCGACCATCCCGCCGCCCCCGCCCGGCGGCCCGCTCGCCCAGCGCCCCACGTACCGCCAGATGGTCCGCCATCTGCGCGCCGAGGCCAACGCCGGCCGGATGCTGCCGTTCGTGATCGAGTACAAGGGCGAGCTCGTCGGCCAGCTCACCGTCGCCGGGATCACCTGGGGATCGATGTGCTCGGGCCATGTCGGCTACTGGGTCGACCGCGATGTCGCGGGCCGTGGCGTGATGCCGACGGCGGTCGCCCTCGCCGTCGACCACTGCTTCCGCACGGTCGGACTGCACCGCATCGAGGTCTGTATTCGCCCGGAGAACGGACCGAGCCGCAGGGTCGTCGAGAAACTCGGATTCCGAGAAGAGGGACTCCGCCCCCGCTATCTCCACATCGACGGTGCGTGGCGGGACCATCTGGTCTTCGCACTGACCGCCGAGGAGGTTCCGGAGGGGCTGCTGCGCCGCTGGCACCAGGCACGACCCGCGCGCCATGAGAAATGA
- a CDS encoding MogA/MoaB family molybdenum cofactor biosynthesis protein, producing the protein MTPRGGEVHSHAHAGAPRAADAARPARRALVVTASNRASAGVYEDKGGPLLAEGLAAMGFEVDGPRVVPDGDPVEAALREGVAAAYDVILTTGGTGVSPTDRTPDATRRVLDYEIPGIPEAIRAHGLAKVPTAALSRGLAGVAGGHTLIVNLPGSTGGVRDGLVVLGRILPHAVDQIHGGDHPRPAAPAGADGAVRPEGAAGPEGVARPDDAAGHSGSRR; encoded by the coding sequence ATGACTCCGCGCGGCGGCGAGGTCCACAGCCACGCGCACGCCGGGGCGCCCCGGGCCGCGGACGCCGCCCGGCCGGCGCGCCGCGCCCTGGTCGTGACGGCCTCCAACCGCGCCTCGGCCGGGGTGTACGAGGACAAGGGCGGGCCGCTCCTCGCCGAGGGCCTCGCCGCCATGGGCTTCGAGGTCGACGGCCCTCGCGTCGTCCCCGACGGCGACCCCGTCGAGGCGGCGCTGCGCGAGGGCGTCGCCGCGGCGTACGACGTCATCCTCACCACCGGCGGCACCGGCGTATCGCCCACCGACCGCACCCCCGACGCCACCCGGCGGGTCCTCGACTACGAGATCCCGGGCATCCCGGAGGCGATCCGGGCGCACGGACTGGCGAAGGTGCCGACGGCCGCGCTGTCCCGCGGTCTGGCGGGCGTCGCGGGCGGCCACACGCTGATCGTCAACCTGCCGGGCTCCACGGGCGGGGTACGGGACGGGCTCGTCGTCCTCGGCCGGATCCTGCCGCACGCGGTCGACCAGATCCACGGCGGCGACCACCCCAGACCGGCCGCACCGGCCGGAGCCGACGGCGCGGTCCGACCCGAAGGCGCGGCCGGACCTGAAGGCGTGGCCCGACCTGACGACGCAGCCGGGCACTCGGGGAGCCGGCGCTGA
- the moaC gene encoding cyclic pyranopterin monophosphate synthase MoaC, translated as MSAQQGLTHIDEAGAARMVDVSEKSVTARTARASGRVLVSPRVVELLRGEGVPKGDALATARIAGIMGAKRTPDLIPLCHPLSVSGVKLDLSVADDAVEITATVRTTDRTGVEMEALTAVSVAALTVVDMIKAVDKTAVITDVRVEEKTGGKSGDWTREGAAR; from the coding sequence ATGAGCGCGCAGCAAGGACTCACCCACATCGACGAGGCGGGCGCGGCCCGGATGGTCGACGTCTCGGAGAAGAGCGTCACCGCGCGCACCGCCCGCGCGAGCGGCCGGGTCCTCGTCTCGCCGCGCGTCGTCGAGCTGCTGCGGGGCGAAGGGGTCCCCAAGGGAGACGCCCTCGCCACCGCCCGGATCGCGGGGATCATGGGCGCCAAGCGGACCCCCGACCTGATCCCGCTCTGCCATCCCCTCTCCGTCTCCGGCGTGAAGCTGGACCTGTCGGTCGCCGACGACGCCGTCGAGATCACCGCGACGGTGAGGACGACGGACCGCACCGGCGTAGAGATGGAGGCCCTGACCGCGGTCTCCGTGGCCGCGCTGACCGTCGTCGACATGATCAAGGCGGTCGACAAGACCGCGGTCATCACGGACGTACGGGTCGAGGAGAAGACGGGCGGCAAATCGGGCGACTGGACGCGCGAGGGAGCCGCACGATGA
- the glp gene encoding gephyrin-like molybdotransferase Glp, whose product MSSTATPGAGSGPSSLWSVDEHLEDILGAVRPLDPIEMQLADAQGCVLVEDITVPVALPPFDNSSMDGYAVRVADVAGASEEFPAVLTVVGDVAAGSGEPPAVGPGQAARIMTGAPLPPGAEAVVPVEWTDGGTGSGAATAMRPAGAAPEGATGEVRVHRPAELRAHVRARGSDVQAGDLALAEGTVLGPPQIGLLAAIGRGSVRVRPRPRVVVLSTGSELVQPGEELSEGKIYDSNSYALTAAARDAGAIAYRVGAVTDDADELRATIEDQLIRADLLVTTGGVSVGAYDVVKEALSSVGDEDEPGSGIDFRALAMQPGKPQGFGSIGPDHTPLLALPGNPVSSYVSFELFVRPAIRALMGLKSVHRPRARAELRTDKALTSPAGKRQFLRGAYDAEKGTVTPVGGSGSHLIAALAQADSLIVVPEDVTSLEPGTETEVVLLG is encoded by the coding sequence TTGAGCAGTACCGCAACGCCGGGGGCGGGCTCAGGCCCGTCCTCCCTGTGGTCCGTGGACGAGCACCTGGAGGACATCCTCGGCGCGGTCCGCCCACTCGACCCCATCGAGATGCAGCTCGCCGACGCCCAGGGGTGCGTCCTCGTCGAGGACATCACCGTCCCGGTCGCCCTGCCGCCCTTCGACAACAGCTCGATGGACGGGTACGCGGTCCGGGTCGCCGATGTCGCGGGCGCGAGCGAGGAGTTCCCCGCGGTCCTCACGGTCGTCGGCGATGTCGCGGCGGGCAGCGGCGAGCCGCCCGCCGTCGGCCCCGGGCAGGCCGCCCGCATCATGACCGGCGCCCCGCTGCCGCCCGGCGCGGAGGCCGTCGTCCCCGTCGAGTGGACCGACGGCGGCACGGGCTCCGGCGCGGCGACGGCCATGCGCCCGGCCGGTGCCGCACCCGAGGGCGCGACCGGCGAGGTCCGCGTCCACCGGCCCGCGGAGCTGCGGGCCCACGTCCGCGCCCGCGGCAGCGACGTCCAAGCCGGCGATCTCGCCCTGGCCGAGGGCACGGTCCTCGGTCCGCCGCAGATCGGCCTGCTCGCCGCGATCGGCCGCGGCAGCGTGCGCGTACGCCCCCGCCCGCGCGTCGTCGTCCTCTCCACCGGCAGCGAACTGGTCCAGCCGGGCGAGGAGCTGAGCGAGGGCAAGATCTACGACTCGAACAGCTACGCGCTCACGGCCGCCGCCCGGGACGCCGGGGCCATCGCCTACCGGGTCGGCGCCGTCACCGACGACGCCGACGAGCTGCGCGCGACCATCGAGGACCAGCTGATCCGCGCCGACCTGCTGGTCACCACGGGCGGTGTCAGCGTCGGGGCGTACGACGTCGTCAAGGAGGCGCTGTCCTCCGTCGGCGACGAGGACGAGCCGGGCAGCGGGATCGACTTCCGCGCACTCGCCATGCAGCCGGGCAAGCCGCAGGGCTTCGGCTCGATCGGCCCCGACCACACCCCCCTGCTCGCCCTCCCGGGCAACCCCGTGTCGTCGTACGTCTCCTTCGAGCTGTTCGTGCGCCCCGCCATCCGCGCCCTGATGGGGCTGAAGAGCGTGCACCGGCCGCGTGCGCGCGCCGAGCTGCGCACCGACAAGGCGCTGACCTCGCCCGCCGGGAAGCGCCAGTTCCTGCGCGGTGCCTACGATGCGGAGAAGGGCACCGTCACCCCCGTCGGCGGCAGCGGGTCCCACCTGATCGCGGCCCTCGCCCAGGCCGACTCGCTCATCGTGGTCCCCGAGGACGTCACGTCCCTGGAGCCGGGCACCGAAACGGAGGTGGTCCTGCTCGGCTGA
- the galU gene encoding UTP--glucose-1-phosphate uridylyltransferase GalU encodes MTESHPRISKAVIPAAGLGTRFLPATKATPKEMLPVVDKPAIQYVVEEAVGAGLSDVLMVTGRNKRPLEDHFDRNYELESALTRKGDAARLAKVQESSDLATMHYVRQGDPRGLGHAVLCAAPHVGDQPFAVLLGDDLIDPRDPLLSRMVDIQEREGGSVIALMEVEPSQIHLYGCAAVETTGEDDVVRVTALVEKPDPAEAPSNYAIIGRYVLDPAVFEILRETEPGRGGEIQLTDALQKLAADEKLGGPVHGVVFKGRRYDTGDRGDYLRAIVRLACEREDLGPDFRTWLRRYVTEEM; translated from the coding sequence ATGACTGAGTCGCACCCCAGGATCAGCAAGGCTGTCATCCCCGCCGCAGGCCTCGGAACCCGGTTCCTGCCCGCAACGAAAGCCACTCCGAAGGAGATGCTGCCTGTCGTCGACAAGCCCGCCATCCAGTACGTCGTCGAGGAAGCGGTGGGCGCCGGTCTTTCGGATGTTCTCATGGTCACCGGCCGGAACAAGCGGCCCCTGGAGGACCACTTCGACCGCAACTACGAGCTGGAATCGGCCCTGACGCGCAAGGGCGACGCCGCCCGTCTCGCCAAGGTCCAGGAGTCCAGTGACCTCGCCACTATGCACTATGTGCGCCAGGGCGACCCCAGGGGCCTCGGCCACGCCGTCCTGTGCGCCGCCCCGCACGTGGGCGACCAGCCCTTCGCCGTCCTCCTCGGCGACGACCTGATCGACCCGCGTGACCCGCTGCTCTCCCGCATGGTCGACATCCAGGAGCGCGAGGGCGGCAGCGTCATCGCCCTCATGGAGGTCGAGCCCTCCCAGATCCACCTCTACGGCTGCGCCGCCGTCGAGACCACCGGCGAGGACGACGTCGTCAGGGTGACCGCCCTGGTCGAGAAGCCCGACCCGGCCGAGGCGCCGAGCAACTACGCGATCATCGGCCGCTACGTCCTCGACCCCGCCGTCTTCGAGATACTCCGCGAGACCGAGCCGGGCCGCGGTGGCGAGATCCAGCTCACCGACGCCCTGCAGAAGCTCGCCGCCGACGAGAAGCTCGGCGGCCCGGTCCACGGCGTCGTGTTCAAGGGCCGCCGCTACGACACCGGCGACCGAGGTGACTATCTGCGTGCCATTGTCAGACTCGCGTGCGAACGTGAAGACCTGGGCCCGGACTTCCGGACCTGGCTTCGCCGTTACGTCACCGAGGAGATGTAG
- a CDS encoding 5-formyltetrahydrofolate cyclo-ligase encodes MSGKSAVRRELLDARRLLSPEDVREASLVLARHALDLPEIASVRTVAAYVSVGREPGTRALLDALRERGVRVLLPVLLDDNDLDWAEYAGADHLAPARRGLMEPDGPRLGHKAVLEAETVLLPGLAVDERGMRLGRGGGSYDRVLARLEAASARPALVVLLYANEVVPRVPEEPHDHPVHAVVTPEGVRRFAP; translated from the coding sequence TTGTCCGGAAAGAGCGCTGTACGGCGTGAACTGCTGGACGCACGGCGCCTGCTGTCCCCCGAAGACGTCCGTGAGGCCTCCCTGGTTCTCGCGCGGCACGCGCTCGACCTGCCGGAGATCGCCTCCGTCCGTACGGTGGCCGCCTATGTGTCCGTGGGGCGCGAGCCGGGTACCCGTGCGCTGCTCGACGCGCTGCGCGAGCGGGGCGTGCGGGTGCTCCTCCCGGTGCTCCTGGACGACAACGATCTCGACTGGGCCGAGTACGCCGGCGCGGACCACCTCGCGCCGGCACGGCGCGGTCTGATGGAGCCCGACGGGCCGCGGCTCGGGCACAAGGCGGTGCTGGAGGCCGAGACGGTGCTGCTGCCGGGACTCGCGGTGGACGAGCGCGGAATGCGGCTCGGCCGCGGCGGCGGTTCGTACGACCGCGTGCTCGCCCGCCTCGAAGCGGCGTCGGCGCGGCCGGCCCTCGTCGTACTGCTGTACGCGAACGAGGTGGTCCCGCGGGTCCCGGAGGAACCGCACGACCACCCCGTGCACGCGGTGGTGACGCCCGAGGGCGTCCGCAGATTCGCGCCCTGA
- a CDS encoding penicillin acylase family protein produces MPANTTAPAADKPAKRKGRRARLILIALVLALVGGVGFGSYWSVSTVRASFPQTTGTIEFKGLAKPVDVKRDANGIPQIYADSDEDLFKAQGFVHAQDRFWEMDVRRHMTAGRLSEMFGAGSVETDAFLRTLGWRKVAQQEYDKVLSAETKKFLQAYADGVNAYLAGRDNKDISVEYAALGLTTDYKPEKWTPVDSVAWLKAMAWDLRGNMQDEIDRSLMTSRLSAQQIKDLYPDYPYELHQPVVRDGAVDPVSEKWDPEAEPSESESDSSSDTGSDASTGASGSASGADGQGAAGQGFESQLGQLSALSDSLDGIPALLGPNGDGIGSNSWVVSGKYTTTGKPLLANDPHLAPQLPSLWSQMGLHCREISAACSFDVAGYTFSGMPGVIIGHNEDIAWGFTNLGADVTDLYLEKISDAGYLSGSRTKPFTTREETIKIAGGGSRTILVRETEHGPLLSDRSDELTAVGKRAPVETKAPDRGEGYGVALKWTALDPGKSMDAVFKLNRAKDFQTFRAAAKDFEVPSQNLIYADAKGNIGYQAPGKIPVRAKGYDGSLPTPGWDPTSDWKKDPIPFDELPYEYNPKRGYIVTANQAVVDAGEYPHLITKDYGYGSRSQRIDDLIESKIKDGGKVSTDDMRTMQMDNRSEVATLLTPHLLKIDISDPYVREAQKLLESWDYTQEPDSGAAAYFNAVWRNVLKLSFGDKLPKELRVKGECLNVRPADSTGPVDDLHRLVRECGQRDSETAQPDGGDRWYEVIRRLLKDETNEWWQSPPSRNEEGTTTRDELLKRAMVDARWELTAKLGKDVSTWSWGRLHQLTLKNQTLGTEGPGALQWVLNRGPWNLGGGEAAVNATGWNAAAGYDVIWVPSMRMVVNVGDWDKSRWINLTGASGHAYSEHYTDQTDKWAKGELLDWAYGEQAVQAATQDTLVLKPQG; encoded by the coding sequence ATGCCCGCCAACACCACTGCCCCCGCGGCCGACAAGCCCGCCAAGAGGAAGGGGCGACGCGCCCGTCTGATCCTGATCGCCCTGGTGCTGGCGCTGGTCGGGGGCGTCGGCTTCGGCTCGTACTGGAGCGTGAGCACGGTACGTGCCTCCTTCCCGCAGACCACCGGCACGATCGAGTTCAAGGGGCTGGCGAAGCCCGTCGACGTCAAGCGCGACGCCAACGGCATCCCGCAGATCTACGCGGACAGCGACGAGGACCTGTTCAAGGCCCAGGGGTTCGTCCACGCCCAGGACCGCTTCTGGGAGATGGACGTGCGGCGCCACATGACCGCCGGCCGGCTCTCCGAGATGTTCGGCGCGGGGTCGGTCGAGACGGACGCCTTCCTGCGCACGCTCGGCTGGCGCAAGGTGGCGCAGCAGGAGTACGACAAGGTGCTCTCGGCCGAGACGAAGAAGTTCCTCCAGGCCTACGCGGACGGCGTCAACGCCTATCTGGCGGGCCGGGACAACAAGGACATCTCCGTCGAGTACGCCGCCCTCGGGCTCACCACCGACTACAAGCCCGAGAAGTGGACGCCGGTCGACTCGGTGGCCTGGCTCAAGGCCATGGCCTGGGACCTGCGCGGCAACATGCAGGACGAGATCGACCGTTCGCTCATGACCAGCAGGCTGAGCGCCCAGCAGATCAAGGACCTGTACCCGGACTACCCGTACGAGCTGCACCAGCCGGTCGTACGGGACGGTGCCGTCGACCCCGTCAGCGAGAAGTGGGACCCGGAGGCCGAGCCGTCCGAGTCCGAGTCCGACTCCTCCTCCGACACCGGATCCGACGCGTCGACCGGAGCGTCGGGCAGCGCCTCCGGCGCCGACGGCCAGGGCGCGGCCGGCCAGGGCTTCGAGTCCCAGCTCGGGCAGCTCTCCGCGCTGTCCGACTCCCTCGACGGGATCCCGGCGCTGCTCGGCCCCAACGGCGACGGCATCGGCTCCAACTCCTGGGTCGTCTCCGGCAAATACACGACCACCGGGAAGCCGCTCCTCGCCAACGACCCGCACCTCGCCCCGCAGCTGCCGTCCCTCTGGTCCCAGATGGGCCTGCACTGCCGCGAGATCTCCGCCGCGTGCTCGTTCGACGTCGCCGGATACACCTTCTCCGGCATGCCCGGCGTGATCATCGGCCACAACGAGGACATCGCCTGGGGCTTCACCAACCTCGGTGCCGACGTCACCGACCTCTACCTGGAGAAGATCTCCGACGCCGGTTACCTCTCCGGCAGCAGGACCAAGCCGTTCACGACCCGCGAGGAGACGATCAAGATCGCGGGCGGCGGCAGCCGCACCATCCTCGTCCGGGAGACCGAGCACGGCCCGCTGCTCTCCGACCGCAGCGACGAGCTGACGGCCGTCGGCAAGCGCGCCCCCGTCGAGACCAAGGCCCCGGACCGCGGCGAGGGCTACGGGGTGGCGCTGAAGTGGACCGCGCTCGACCCGGGCAAGTCCATGGACGCCGTCTTCAAGCTCAACCGGGCCAAGGATTTCCAGACCTTCCGCGCCGCGGCGAAGGACTTCGAGGTCCCGTCCCAGAACCTCATCTACGCCGACGCCAAGGGCAACATCGGCTACCAGGCCCCCGGGAAGATCCCGGTCCGCGCCAAGGGCTACGACGGCTCGCTGCCGACGCCCGGCTGGGACCCGACGTCCGACTGGAAGAAGGACCCGATCCCCTTCGACGAACTGCCGTACGAGTACAACCCGAAGCGCGGCTACATCGTGACCGCCAACCAGGCCGTCGTGGACGCCGGGGAGTACCCGCACCTGATCACGAAGGACTACGGCTACGGCTCCCGCAGCCAGCGGATCGACGACCTCATCGAGTCGAAGATCAAGGACGGCGGGAAGGTCTCCACGGACGACATGCGGACCATGCAGATGGACAACCGCAGTGAGGTCGCCACGCTGCTGACGCCGCATCTGCTGAAGATCGACATCTCGGACCCGTACGTCCGTGAGGCGCAGAAGCTCCTGGAGAGCTGGGACTACACGCAGGAGCCGGACTCCGGTGCCGCCGCCTACTTCAACGCGGTCTGGCGCAACGTCCTCAAGCTCTCCTTCGGCGACAAGCTGCCCAAGGAGCTGCGGGTCAAGGGCGAGTGCCTGAACGTCCGTCCCGCCGACAGCACGGGGCCGGTCGACGATCTGCACCGGCTCGTACGCGAGTGCGGACAGCGGGACTCCGAGACCGCCCAGCCGGATGGCGGCGACCGCTGGTACGAGGTGATCCGCCGACTGCTGAAGGACGAGACCAACGAGTGGTGGCAGTCCCCGCCCAGCCGCAACGAGGAGGGTACGACCACCCGTGACGAGCTGCTCAAGCGCGCCATGGTGGACGCCCGCTGGGAGCTCACGGCCAAGCTCGGCAAGGACGTCTCCACCTGGAGCTGGGGCCGGCTGCACCAGCTGACGCTGAAGAACCAGACGCTCGGCACCGAGGGGCCCGGTGCCCTCCAGTGGGTGCTCAACCGCGGCCCGTGGAACCTGGGCGGCGGCGAGGCCGCGGTGAACGCCACCGGCTGGAACGCGGCGGCCGGTTACGACGTGATCTGGGTGCCGTCGATGCGGATGGTCGTCAACGTCGGCGACTGGGACAAGTCCCGCTGGATCAACCTGACCGGCGCCTCCGGGCACGCGTACAGCGAGCACTACACGGACCAGACCGACAAGTGGGCCAAGGGCGAGCTGCTGGACTGGGCGTACGGAGAGCAGGCGGTGCAGGCGGCGACGCAGGACACGCTGGTGCTGAAGCCGCAGGGCTGA